CCCCTTTGTGCGCCCCgggcccgctgccgccgccgcgccgctctGTTTACCAGGGAGCAGCGCTGCTCCCCGCGCCTGCGCGCGCGGGGCACGCCGGGAGCGGTAGTCCCGCCAGGGCGTTAACAGGCAGCCATGCACGGACGGTGGACTACAGTACCCAGCGCCCCCTGCGGCGGAGGGCGGGGCGTGTCCCGCTACGGGTGAGCGTGGCAGGCGGTGCGTTGATGTGACTACAGCTCCCAGCGGGCATCGCGGCGGGCTACGCTTACATAACCTGCCAGGCCCAGTGCGGGCCTAGTCCCCCCACGATGGCAGAGAGCTGACAGTGGCGTGATGGCAGCAGCTCCGAGGCGGCCGTAGCTCCTCCGCCCGCCTCAGACTGTGCCGCGGCACTCCGCGTTGGCCTGAGAGTGCTGCTGCCTCCGCCATCCCGTCACGGATGGGAGCCTATTTCCGGGACACTCCCTGGCGTAAGGCGTTATGGGTCTGCGTCCCGATCTGCCCGTCAGAATCGCGGCAACCATGTTCCAGGGCCTCGCGTTCCCTACGCTGAACAGCGTCCGGGGCTGGCAACACTCCAGACGCTGTATGGCGCAGTCCCTCTGCACGTGTTTTAGCCCCGCGCTCCGGTTTCCAGCCGGGCGCTCAGCGCGGCCGCCTCAGCTTCGGGCTCTGCCCTGTCCCGCGGGGGCCTGGCCGGAACAGCTCAGGGGACGCGGAGCAACGCCGGGAGCAAGCCTGCCATGCAGGTTCCAGGGCCGGCCTAGCCAGCCCCGCGGGCTGAATACCCGCTGCGTTTATGCAGGGGGCGGCCGCACGGCGGCGCTATCACGGCCGTGGCTAAGCGGCCCCGAACCCTGGATAACTACCGCGTTATGCAGGCGCTGTGCGGGCGCCGTGCTGCGATGTGCGGATGGGGTGGCGGCTGAGGGGCCCCGAACCCTGGATAGCTGCGGGTTTATGTAGGCGGCGGGCGGGCTCCGTGCAGCTatgcgcgggcggggcgggctgCGGTAGCGGGCGGGGCGGACCGGGCGGGGCGGCGGCACCACCACCATGTCGGAGGCGGCGGTGGCGGACACCCGGCGCCTGAACGCGAAGCCGCAGGACCTCACGGACGCGTACGGGCCGCCCAGCAACTTCCTCGAGATCGACATCTTCAACCCGCAGACCGTGGGCATGGGCCGCGCCAGATACACCAGCTACGAGCTCCGCATGCGGGTGCGGCCCCGGTCGGGCCTGCGGGGCTGGGCTGCCCGGTGCGCGGGTGTGCGGCCCGGGGAGGGGCGGCAGCGCTCGGGACGCGGCAGCGCTCGGGACggcggccgggcagggccggAGCAGTGCCGCTGTGGAGCAGCGCGGGGCGGAGGAGGCGAAGCCCCGGGCTGGGGCGAGCCTGCGGGGCTCAAGGTCAGAGCTGATGGGCTCGCCCGGCATCCAGCGGGGGCTGCTGCGCGCACGGACAGCgagctgctgcctcagcagcTCCGGAGCCCCGCTGCGTGGCTGCTGAGCAGGGCACGGCTGCACGGAGCTGCTTATCTCAGGCAGGGGAGGAGAGCTGGGTGGCAGTAACGTGGGGCTGCTCTACCGAGAGCCCGTGGCCTAGGAGTGTGCATAGCAGGGTTCTCTTCATTGCGCCTTAAACGAGCTGAACTGGGGACCCCTTCACAGCTCTGCGGCTGATAGATGGGCAGAGTAAAACTGAGCGTCCCCTAATACAAAGTCCCTTTAGCATGTGTTGTGGTTCTGGTTTAACTTTTGCTTATAGCATGGTTTAACTGCTCAGTCTCCTCTGCGTTTCAGAAGAATTGGTGTTTGCTTTTTCCTGCTCTGGTGCTTGGCTCCCGTCAGCCTGCAGGTGGCAATGGGAACCTCTTAATCCCACTGAAACAACCAGAGATGCTCTGAAAACAGCTGGGTTTATTTCATAGACTCATAAGAACACAGTTAATTGTCTTGCAGTAATATCTAAGTGCTGTTCATATGAAGGTTTTGTTACCTCAGTTCCTGGAATGATTCAGACAGTGTTGATGGGGTAAAGGTAATGCAGGTGTCATTTGTTGGACTCCAGTGGCAGGGGAGAAAGGTGAGGAATTGCTGCACCGTTCTCCAGTgacaagatgggcatgaaaagcCTGTTAGGGTGGGTGCTCTGTTTTAGGAGAAGACTGTAGATAAGGTCTAGCCTTGAACAGTTGCTGGGGCAAGATTTCCTCAGTTAGTTCTTCCATGGAGATGCCACTGTCAGGCCAGATGTTCTTTTGCTCTGCAGGCTGCTGCAAAACTCTCTTGTAGATTACTTCAAAATGGAGTAAACTTGggtgaaaaaaatattattctcctGACAGTCATATTGTCAGCACTGGTCCCAGTGTGTGCCCCTGGGAAGGAGGCATGTTCCAGAAATAGTCACTCAAGGGAGAGGGAATGGCTGGCACTAAATAGACTGGCTTGCTTGAATCTGAAGGATTTTGGTGTTTGTGCTGTCCTGAATAAGGAAGTTGAGTGTTCCCATCATGCATCCTCAGGAGGTTTGATTTTCTCATTGCGTCTTTAGGTTTCAGTTGCTTATGTGGCTTCCAGAGCAACTTGCAAATAAACTGCTTTGCTTCATTACAGACAAACCTCCCCATCTTCAAATTGAAGGAGTCGTGTGTGAGGAGACGATACAGCGACTTTGAGTGGCTGAAGAATGAGCTGGAACGAGACAGTAAGGTGAGGCCTGGCTCAGTCCTCCCTATTCCTTAAGCCAGGATGTGGGAACAGTTGCAGCAATAATCTTGAGATTCCCAGAAGCGGGGCTGTGGTGGTGGATGTTGCACCCCAGATATTTAAATCTAGGGGTTAAACTGAGATTCCTTTTCTCTAGTTTGGTACAAGGAGAAAtgccaaccagatattctcaagaggtcaCAAATGCACAAAAGTTTACTGGCAAAAATAAGGAATTTTGGCAAAGGAGTAAATACACTTATAAAACACTTATTATAACATTACTTAGCATTAAATTACTATTAACTTAGCATAATGTTATCCTGCTTAACTTAGAAACCTTTAAAACCTTAAGTTGTTGTGTTACCCAGAAAACTTCAGTGAAAAGATGATtagaaggaaaagagagagaaagacagaaaaggtACAGAAATATACACATAGCTACCAACTTCTAGGGTTCCAGCATGGGTGAGATGGAAACTCCAGGAGAATGCAGGGGCCAGACAAGTCCCTCGTGGGAGCTTTTATGCCCCAGGGCTTTCGTGGCCGCCTCCCAAGGTGGAGCTTCTGGCCACTCAGGGGCTGGGTTAGCACCACCCTCAGTGTGTGATTGATGAACAGCTCTGCCCGGCCTGGGATGTTAGCTCTGGGCTGAGGGGTGGAGCCCTTCACAAGCCCTGATCTGCCCCTCCCACCAAACATGCACACAGGCGTTTGCCAAGCATCCCAAAATGTTTTGAGACATGAAACTTAGCCAGTCTCTGACAGTGGGCACCTTCTGCTCTGTCCATGTGATGGCACTGGAGATGAGCATCAAAGAGCAAAGGATGTCTGGTGGCTGCTGTGCTCATGGGGTGATGCTGTGCTTTCAGATTGTAGTGCCACCGCTGCCTGGAAAAGCTTTGAAACGACAGCTTCCCTTCCGAGGAGATGAAGGCATCTTTGAGGAGTCCTTCATCGAGGAGCGGAGACAGGGCCTAGAACAGTTTATTAACAAGTAAGTTTCATGTCCTGGCTttgctgtgtgctgcctttttagcTCTTGCTGGCCGTGGGCTGACTGAGAGAGAGTCTTGAGTCTTGACCTGCTTCTGGCAggtgccagtgctggagggtgGCACCTGCAGCCACGGAATGAAACTGGAACTGGAGCAAGTCCTGCCCTGAGTGGGGGCTGTGCTTTGTGCTCTCTCCTGAGAGCATAGTGAGTATTAGCAGAacagctgtgctgcagggacCCACCAGCATGGTACTGTTGGTTCAGGGCACGGCCTGGAAGGAACAGCCTGTGCTCAAGCACCTCTTACAGGTCCTGTTGCAGAGCCGTGCGTGACCTTGGGCTGAGCGCGGTGCAGGTGTGCTGAGCTGGCTGCCTGACTCCCTCCTGACACGTCAGAGTTGTGGGGGTCTTGGAGGCAGCTGTGCTAACCTCCACATCTGATTTTCTTCCAGAATTGCTGGACACCCACTGGCACAGAACGAGCGCTGCTTACATATGTTCCTGCAAGAGGAGACTATTGATAGGAATTACGTCCCAGGGAAAGTGCGCCAGTAGGAGCACCTGGCACTGTCTTCCTCCATTCCACCCTCCCTCCTGCAAAAATGACATTTATTTTTACACTAAATCTGTCTTCTCTGAACCAGCTTTTCCTCTCTTGAACCTCCCAGTTTGTTCAGTATTTTCCTCTTTTGTAACTGGCAGCAGTTTGTTCTACTGGGCTGTGGTCGTGGCCTAAAGATGTGAAGATTTATGCAAGTGAGTGTGTTGTCCCACGTCTAGGGGCAGATGTGGATaggtgtggagcaggaacttgctAATGGCGTTCTGGTGTAGGAGCTGCCTCTCTCCCTGTACAGGAAGATAAGAGATGACCTTCACTCCCTTGTCTGTGCAGCCCCAAGCATCTCTGCAGGAGACTTTGAAGAATAGCAGTTGTCATGTTGGTCAGTGATTATATCAGGTATTAGAGTTTTAGTAAGGTTTATCCAAACCAGTGAGTAGGTGCCTGGGTGTGTCAGTCTGTCATCCACCCCATTCACCCTGCATGAAACCCCCATTCTTCACTGTCTGGAAGTGCTGAGACCCAACACCTACTCAAACCCTGCTATCAGCCTCCTGAATTACAGACCTATTTGGTGTATTTGTGTCCCCTCCTTTCTAAGGTGCTGCTGGCAGCTCGAGGGGTTTCCATCCCATGTGCTCTCATGATGCTCTTTGTGGGCCATTTGGCATGTGGAAGATGGGATAGTCTGGGCTGTAGCCACGTGTGCTGTGATGCATTGGCCCAGAGTTTAAGAAACACCACAGCCTGCTGTAGCATGGGCTGCTGGGCTGGTGTTGCCTCAGCACCCTGCTCGGCTGAGCCTAGTGACCTTATCCTGGGCCCCAGCTGCTGGGAGGAGCAGACTGGCTGGCTGAGGAGGAGCAAGAGAAGGCTGGTGGGAGCAGTTGTAGGGTGCAGCTGTGATGGCTGCCGCTGGAGGAGCCCAGCAGTGGGGCCTGGAGTGAGGCCACCTCTCCAGAAAAGGACAGCAGAAAATGGGAGTCAGTCCTAGGTTAGACATTGCTTACAAAGCAGGAGAAGTAGCAGTGGCTCTTTGTGTGTTCTCCCCTGTTGTGCAGTGAGCTAGGCAGTCACTTGTGTGGAAGTGAGAACATTTGACTGGTCAGGGAAGTGTTCAGAGCTTGAGGGGACAATGAGGCTGTGACTTGCTGCAGCACAAGTGTCCTTTGGAGGCTTCCCCAGCTGCCACAGCTGTGATGAGTGAGGTTGGGCCTCAGCTAGGGGGCTCCTCAGGTCAAGGCTGGCTGGTTTAAAAGTGCTTGGTAACTTTGTTGTGGCACAGTTGAGCCTTTCTTGGAGCACAGGCCCAGAGTGGATGCCCTCCTGTTCCTGCCAGGCACGTTCCCTGAGGCCTTCCCAACGTCCCCTCTGTTTTCTGGTGAGGAACTGGTACTGCTGGGCGAGAGGTGGCTCTTTGGGAGAAGTCGCTGAAAGCGCGGGGGAGCTGCTCCGGGGGCTGGCTCGGTCCGGAAAGGGCCGTGGGGCAGCGCGGAGCCCGGTGCCGGTGGAGGCGGCCGTGGCCTCGGAGAGGCTCGGTCCCCGCCTCCTGGTGCCGCCAGTCGCGCTCGGGGCggctccttcccctgccctgcGCGGGGCTGCCATCCATCCAGCTGTCTGCACCCTGTCCAGTGTAACGTCCCGGTGCCGTTCGCATTAAACCACTGTGAAGCCAATTGTCTGCCTGGTCCTGGGGGCTACCGGGACGGGGGAACCGCCGGGACAGAGCGGGCTCCGGCGAGGGGGCGGGAGAGCTGCCGGGACAGAGCGGGCTCCGGCGGGGCGGGGGAACGGCCGGGGGAAGATGGACATGGCTGGGGCGGGAGAACGGCCGGAACAGAGCGGGCGGGGCCGGCACAGGGCGGAGGCGGGCGGCGCTCTCCCGTTCTCTCCGGCGGTTCCGAGGTGCGATGTGGCGACCGGAGTCGCAGCCCGGCCCCGGCTCGCCGGACTGCCCTGACCTGCTGCAGCACGTCCCGGCGCTGCGCTCGCCGGTCACCCCGCTGTACCTCAGCTTCTTCGAGGAGGAGTGTCGCGCCATCGTCACCCAGCTGCGCCGCGGGGCGGCCGCGGAGCCCTCCCCGGGCCCGGGGGAGCTCAGCGGGCTGCAGCCCAAGCCCCCCGGGCCCGCCACCTCCACGCCGCTGCCCTTACCGAGCCACGGGCGGCTCCCCGACTCGAGCGCGGGCGATTGCAAGGCCGCTGCTGCCcctggcccggccccggccccgggggaGCCCGGGTCCCTCCCGCAGCCCGCGGCCGGCGGTAGCCCCGGCGCCCGCCCCGCTCGCAAGCCCGCTGTGTCccggcgggcgcggcgcggcccCGAGCTGCCctccggcggcggccccggcacTCCTGCCCGCTCCCCGGCGCCCGCCCCGCTCGCACGCTCCGCGGCCCCGAGCTGCAGGCTCGCTCTGCCCCGCGCACGGGcctcgctggggctgcagctccccgCGGCCGGCACGGGGCGCGGCGCCTGGGAAACGCGGCTCCTGCGGCCCCCAGGTAAGCGGGGGCACGGCGGGGAGCCCCGGCTCGGCACCGCCAGCCCGGCCCTGCAAAACCCCCTCTCTCCCCCAGGGACCAGGCTGAAGCTCACCTCGCCTGCCAGGTCCAGGCTTCCACGTGCCAGCGGGGCTTCGCAGCAGGCACAGCCTTCCAGCCTTCCCAGACTCGCCCCCCGGGCCAGAGCGGTGAAAAGTAATTCTGCACCTGCCAGATGCCTCGCGCGAAGCAGGGAAGCACGTAGGTTACGGTGCTGCACCGAGAaggggaagggcttgggctgcagcCCAAGAGGGGGACAGGGCATGGGGAGTCCATGGGAGCGGCACAGGTAGGAGTCTAGGAAATAGTCTCGTACCCCGAGGGGTGTGTTAGCACTGCCTGGCCTCCTGCCAGTGTGGGCTGGCAGCCTGTTGAGTTTGAAGCCTTCACCCCGTGGTGTTGTGGGGTCACAGGTGCCTGTGCTCCTAGGGCAGGCAGCCTGGCTGACTGAGCCCCGGCCTGCCTGAAGAAGGTGCAATGGAGCTGCTTGGGAATAGCGGCCTCTGTGTTTACTGTTCgctacagctgctgccaaggTTGGGAGTTGTAAACAGCCCTCTTCAAAGCTTTCTACAGGAATTCCTACTGTGGCTTCCTGCTCCTCACTGCGGCCTCCGGAAAAAGTGATTTCGTTCAAGCGTTTTGGCCTCAATAGAGGTGAGTCTTGGCAGAAGCCTCAGAGGCTGCAGAGTCGTGGGAGAGGGGCACTGCTGCCGTGGGAAGAACGTCCAGGTCCTCGCTGCAGGGTCAAAGCTCATCCTGGGGAATGGACTGGGGGGGTACTGCATGTGCTTGGACTCACAGGAGGGGAGGTAAAGTGCTGAGCAAGCAAGACTGGGTGAAGTCCTTTCCCTCTTTTGCTGGAGAGGCATCCAGCAAAGAATCTGAACAAATCTGGTGCTTGAGGCTCGTTCATAGGAGAGGGAGTGGCCGTAGTCAGTCTCTTAGCAGGGGTTGATGCTCTTTCTTTTCCATCCCTGGGTCTCGCTTCAGAATCAACTACAGAAGAGCTGGTGTGCAATAGGACCCGAGAGCTGAAGGAAAATGATGAGAGCAAAGAAAGGCTGGTTGCAGCAAGCATTGACTTGGGAGCAAGTGAGCAGTTTGGAGGTGTAGATTCTGGCCTCGTGTTGGGGGGGAGTGTGGAGAAACATGGGCAGCTGCTTGTTGGGCAGTGCTGCTCCCCAGCTGGGCCCTGTCTGACCAGGTGAGGCCCTGGCTGagggtgctccagcctgtgctgcaggcagggggtGCTGCCTGCCCAGGAACTGCAGCCGGGCAGCCCGCAGTGCTGAGCCCTGCCGAGGGAAGGGAGGCCAGGAGGCTCTCCCCGCTCTCTGCAACAGCCCTGTCCcaccctgcccgggcagctgctgccctctcTGTGAGAGCAGactcccagcagcagcccagagcctctgggagccaGGACATACAGGAGCACTTTGTCCCAGCAGCGCCCATACAGGCCAAGCCAGCAGCAGCTGTTGGGCTGGGAGACTTCTGGCTCTCTTGGACAGGTTCTGTCTTTCCCTgatctggagcagctctgtggccaggttgaggaggggctgaggatggCAGGTTTCTAATGCTGACACCTCTCTTGACAGGTAGAAATGACCAGACATGGGAGTATGAGAAGTCCTCTTTGTCCAGTGAGCTGGCCCCTGGCCTGACTTCAGGGGGTGAAGATGCATTTCCTGCTGAGCAGGTGAGAGCCAGCTGTGTCCTGTCATGGAGCACTGTTCAGTCTCTGGCTTGGGCCAGCTATGCCAGAGGTAGGAGATGATGAGACCTGGACCTGCCAATTTCTGGCTGGTACTTGAGCTGTTTCAGCCATTCTCTGGGGTTTACACAAGCACATGGGCATTTTTTGCCTGGCTTTACCAGCTCTCTCTGCTCAGGGGACTGCAGCCTTCTGTCCAGCTAGATTTTCTAAGGGCCCTTTGAAACATGCAAACTTCATGTGGCTTGTGTTGTCACTTTTATATGTCCTGACATGTAGGACATGGCCCCAGGATGGGGTGTGCAGAGCCTGCAAGATGAATCTCCAAGTTAAGAAATTTTCTACCTGCAAAATAAGTTTGTGCATTTCCAGCAGTTTTAGGGCTCTTCACTCTGTGGCTGCAGCCAGCCAAAGGCATTCTTGTTTCCCCTGGCTGTTGGCAGATGCTCCCTACAGCAGCTCCTTTGCCAGACACTGCTCCTGTGAtggatgtgccctggcagtggtCCCCAGGGGGCTTGGATGGGCTGCAGTGCTCCTCCAAAAGAtgggctgtgctgtggctgtGTTTTGGGGGGGTCCAACTCCCTGCATCACACTTACACCCTGCTCTTGCCAGTCTGCAGGTGATCAGCTGTCCCAGGAACTGGAGCGTGTGAAGAAAGAGCTGGAGCGTGTGAAGAAAGTGCTGGAACGAGTGAAGGGCGAGCTTGGTATGTGGAGCTGGCTGTTCTGAGGGCTGCAGGACACCTGTAGTCCAGGTGACATCCCCTGTGCCTgtacctggagctcagggcatgCAGCTCTGTGGGAGTGGGGCTGGATTCATGTTTAGGGGGTAGAGCAGGATCTCAGGGCTGCCCTAGAGAGTCTGGGAGTGAGGTATTTAGGATGGGCTGAGCACACACCTTCTCGCCTCCTGTCTGCAGCTGACAAGACTGCTCAGTGTGAAGCCTATGAGCAGACAATCAGAGCAGCAGGTATGTTCCCTCACTGTGGTGAGCCCTCACTTCTGGGCAGGCTGCAGGGATGCTCCAGTGGTCCCTTGAGGGCTGTGAGGTGGGAGGGATACagctcatggcctctcccaggGGTCAGGGGCTGAGTGCCAGGAGCATTACTGCTTTGATGTTGCTTCCCAGGAATCTGTCTGAAAGATGCAGCAGTGTTGGACAGTGGTGACCTGGGGAGAGATTGACagctgggacacggggacagacaacAGTGTCCAGCTGTGTGAGCCCCTGGGCCAGTGATATATGTAGAGctcttaattaattttttaactCCTTGTATGTAAAATAAAGGTGTCTTTTGCAGTGGTGCTTGTTGTCTGCTTGGGTCGAGGCAGTGCCCTGGGTGAACAGGACAGGTCTGTGCTTGGCTATGGCTGGTTTTGCTCAGCCAGAGATTTG
The nucleotide sequence above comes from Melospiza melodia melodia isolate bMelMel2 chromosome 16, bMelMel2.pri, whole genome shotgun sequence. Encoded proteins:
- the SNX12 gene encoding sorting nexin-12 isoform X2; the encoded protein is MSEAAVADTRRLNAKPQDLTDAYGPPSNFLEIDIFNPQTVGMGRARYTSYELRMRTNLPIFKLKESCVRRRYSDFEWLKNELERDSKIVVPPLPGKALKRQLPFRGDEGIFEESFIEERRQGLEQFINKIAGHPLAQNERCLHMFLQEETIDRNYVPGKVRQ
- the SNX12 gene encoding sorting nexin-12 isoform X1, whose amino-acid sequence is MCPFSAGKVSKRKEEPGRVMPQPAPAAAPGAQPMLGLGLRPRSFQRSFQPRCRSAPSAAQQQQQTNLPIFKLKESCVRRRYSDFEWLKNELERDSKIVVPPLPGKALKRQLPFRGDEGIFEESFIEERRQGLEQFINKIAGHPLAQNERCLHMFLQEETIDRNYVPGKVRQ
- the LOC134425888 gene encoding nascent polypeptide-associated complex subunit alpha, muscle-specific form-like, whose protein sequence is MWRPESQPGPGSPDCPDLLQHVPALRSPVTPLYLSFFEEECRAIVTQLRRGAAAEPSPGPGELSGLQPKPPGPATSTPLPLPSHGRLPDSSAGDCKAAAAPGPAPAPGEPGSLPQPAAGGSPGARPARKPAVSRRARRGPELPSGGGPGTPARSPAPAPLARSAAPSCRLALPRARASLGLQLPAAGTGRGAWETRLLRPPGTRLKLTSPARSRLPRASGASQQAQPSSLPRLAPRARAVKSNSAPARCLARSREAPAAKVGSCKQPSSKLSTGIPTVASCSSLRPPEKVISFKRFGLNRESTTEELVCNRTRELKENDESKERLVAASIDLGASRNDQTWEYEKSSLSSELAPGLTSGGEDAFPAEQSAGDQLSQELERVKKELERVKKVLERVKGELADKTAQCEAYEQTIRAAGMFPHCGEPSLLGRLQGCSSGPLRAVRWEGYSSWPLPGVRG